The following coding sequences are from one Azotosporobacter soli window:
- a CDS encoding citrate:proton symporter encodes MTFSSILSISGFLMVLIFMYLIMSKRLSAMVALITVPIIFGAILGFSPALGKMMMDGVKQVAPTGIMICFAILYFGIMIDTGMFDPLIKRILVFVKGDPVRIAIGTAVLAALVSLDGDGSTTYLVTTTAMLGVHRAVGMNPMILPAVTIVLNSVMNIIPWGGPTGRILAALKVESQDVFVPMIPAMALACIWVLFLAYRWGMQERKRLGIVDLDHAKLAAENHDPEVEALKRPDKFWINITLTVVLLVSLVIEVFPLAILFMIGTALALLINYPSLKQQGERIAANGANAMPVVALIFSAGIFMGIMAGTKMADAMAKSIIASIPASMGPHFSLITAVLSLPGTFFMTNDAFYFGVLPVLAKAAAAYGITAQEMGRAALIGQGSHLLSPLVASTYLLVGLNKVEFGDLQKYALLPAIGVSFIWLLYCLATGLIHF; translated from the coding sequence GTGACGTTCTCATCTATTTTATCTATTTCAGGTTTTTTGATGGTTCTAATCTTTATGTATCTGATCATGTCAAAACGCTTATCCGCCATGGTGGCCCTGATCACAGTGCCCATCATCTTCGGCGCCATACTGGGATTCAGCCCGGCACTCGGCAAGATGATGATGGACGGCGTAAAACAAGTCGCCCCAACCGGCATTATGATTTGTTTTGCCATTCTATATTTCGGCATCATGATTGACACGGGAATGTTTGATCCGTTGATCAAACGCATCCTGGTCTTTGTCAAAGGCGATCCGGTGCGAATCGCGATCGGTACCGCCGTCTTGGCAGCTCTTGTTTCACTGGATGGCGACGGCTCCACCACGTACCTGGTCACGACGACGGCAATGCTCGGCGTGCACCGCGCCGTCGGCATGAATCCGATGATTTTGCCGGCCGTTACGATTGTTCTGAACAGCGTCATGAACATCATCCCCTGGGGCGGCCCCACCGGCCGTATCTTAGCAGCACTGAAGGTTGAGTCACAGGATGTCTTCGTGCCGATGATTCCTGCGATGGCGCTTGCCTGTATCTGGGTTCTCTTCCTCGCTTACCGCTGGGGCATGCAGGAACGCAAACGCCTTGGCATCGTAGATCTCGATCATGCCAAACTGGCCGCCGAAAACCACGACCCGGAAGTGGAAGCGTTGAAACGCCCGGACAAATTCTGGATCAACATCACGCTTACCGTTGTTTTACTGGTTTCGTTGGTCATCGAAGTCTTCCCGCTGGCTATTCTCTTCATGATCGGTACCGCACTGGCACTGCTGATCAACTACCCGAGTCTGAAACAACAAGGCGAACGCATCGCAGCCAATGGCGCGAATGCGATGCCGGTTGTCGCGCTGATTTTTTCCGCCGGTATTTTCATGGGCATCATGGCCGGCACGAAAATGGCTGACGCGATGGCAAAGAGCATCATCGCCTCAATTCCAGCTTCAATGGGACCTCATTTTTCTCTCATTACCGCTGTACTCAGCTTGCCCGGCACTTTCTTCATGACGAATGACGCCTTCTACTTCGGCGTATTGCCGGTTCTCGCCAAAGCGGCCGCCGCATACGGCATCACCGCACAGGAAATGGGCCGCGCCGCACTGATCGGTCAAGGTTCCCATCTGCTCAGTCCGCTGGTCGCCTCCACTTATCTCTTGGTCGGCTTGAACAAGGTCGAGTTCGGCGATTTGCAAAAATACGCCTTGCTGCCGGCAATTGGGGTATCCTTCATCTGGCTCCTGTATTGCTTGGCAACAGGTCTGATCCACTTTTAG
- a CDS encoding methyl-accepting chemotaxis protein yields the protein MKINLRLRLTGLISLLLLLSLGLLGSTSLYLSKDYLDRSIHETISSIAAGSADHVAQEISLIVAQLEGVASQPDIKNGQNIPALLTALSSENKRLSQLTNISYIRLDGSALRSNGTTSDVSTRSYYKKVLETKKPVISDILQSGSSGKAAVIVTVPVIVNGKLQAMLGGTLPLDNILSAVDQIHYKKTGHGYLIDDSGLLLTHPKAPELVGKLDLTKKDSAQKAASALPLLDDRLLNLFSQTASDNKQHSGYYSFTDGVLYDSVFTPIELPGGQKWVLAVSVAEQESSDALHRLAWVILSLTLFCLLLSLLFSYLISCRISKPIQLLRQEALLIADGNLSQRVLNIDRNDEIGDLAQGISVMSNHLRELLSGITSESGKLTAASDALSSGADQSAQATTQIAVIITELAEGIQTQSNAVATSTVTTQAIASAIQHAAQNTSKVNHISQETTTAAENGGNAVAAAKVQMGNIEKTVQHSSRVITSLGTRSEEIGQIIDTISGIAAQTNLLALNAAIEAARAGEQGRGFAVVADEVRKLAEQSQAAANQIATLISEIQSDTQEAVQVIQAGAAEVDAGVRVVDSAGEAFSNIAALIAQSVGMISEIDAAMRQVSADSSKMVVATQSINSITHSNADQTQSVSAAAQEQSATLQEVAASCHALRQMADDLQRRVQRFTM from the coding sequence ATGAAAATCAATCTACGCTTACGTCTGACCGGACTAATCAGTTTGCTGCTCCTGCTTTCCCTCGGTCTGCTCGGCAGCACCAGCCTCTATTTGTCCAAAGACTATTTGGATCGCAGCATTCATGAAACCATTTCCAGCATCGCCGCCGGCAGTGCAGACCATGTCGCACAAGAAATTTCACTGATCGTCGCCCAACTAGAAGGCGTCGCCAGTCAGCCCGACATCAAAAACGGACAAAATATCCCCGCTTTACTGACCGCGCTATCCAGCGAAAATAAACGTCTTTCTCAGTTGACCAATATCAGCTATATTCGCCTCGACGGTTCTGCGCTACGCTCTAACGGCACAACATCCGACGTCAGCACCCGCAGCTACTATAAGAAAGTACTAGAAACAAAAAAACCGGTCATCTCCGACATCCTGCAGTCCGGTTCTTCCGGAAAAGCGGCCGTCATCGTTACGGTTCCGGTTATTGTCAACGGCAAATTACAAGCGATGCTTGGCGGCACACTGCCGCTCGATAACATCCTCTCGGCCGTTGATCAAATCCATTATAAGAAAACAGGGCATGGTTACTTGATTGACGACTCCGGCCTGCTGCTGACGCATCCTAAAGCTCCTGAGCTGGTCGGTAAGTTGGATTTGACGAAAAAAGACAGCGCACAAAAAGCAGCATCGGCCTTGCCGCTCCTGGATGATCGCCTCTTGAACCTCTTTAGTCAAACCGCCAGCGACAATAAGCAGCATAGCGGCTATTATTCTTTTACCGACGGCGTCCTCTACGACTCCGTATTCACGCCAATCGAATTACCCGGCGGACAGAAATGGGTCTTAGCCGTAAGCGTTGCGGAACAGGAATCGAGCGACGCACTGCACCGACTGGCCTGGGTTATTCTTTCGCTTACCCTCTTTTGTCTGCTGCTCAGCCTGCTCTTTTCCTACCTGATCAGTTGCCGAATTTCAAAGCCGATCCAATTGCTGCGCCAGGAAGCGTTATTGATCGCCGACGGCAATCTTAGTCAGCGCGTATTGAACATTGATCGCAATGACGAAATCGGCGATCTGGCACAAGGAATTTCCGTCATGTCCAACCATTTGCGCGAGTTGCTGTCGGGTATTACCAGCGAATCAGGCAAATTGACCGCCGCATCGGATGCACTGAGCAGCGGGGCCGATCAATCCGCACAGGCAACCACGCAGATCGCGGTCATCATAACCGAGCTGGCCGAAGGCATTCAAACGCAATCCAACGCCGTTGCCACCTCAACCGTGACGACGCAGGCCATCGCCTCGGCCATTCAGCACGCTGCGCAAAACACAAGCAAAGTCAATCATATTTCACAGGAAACGACCACGGCCGCTGAAAATGGCGGTAATGCAGTCGCTGCCGCCAAGGTGCAAATGGGCAATATTGAAAAAACAGTGCAGCACTCCTCACGCGTAATCACTTCCCTCGGTACGCGTTCCGAGGAGATCGGGCAAATCATTGACACGATTTCCGGCATCGCCGCACAAACCAATCTTTTAGCGCTTAATGCCGCGATCGAAGCGGCCCGTGCCGGTGAACAGGGACGCGGGTTCGCGGTCGTTGCCGACGAGGTTCGCAAGCTGGCGGAACAATCGCAAGCCGCCGCCAATCAAATCGCTACGCTAATTAGTGAGATTCAATCCGACACCCAAGAAGCCGTTCAAGTCATCCAGGCTGGCGCCGCTGAAGTCGACGCCGGCGTTCGCGTCGTAGACAGCGCGGGAGAAGCATTCAGCAACATTGCCGCGCTCATTGCGCAAAGCGTCGGCATGATTTCCGAAATAGATGCCGCCATGCGCCAAGTGAGTGCTGACAGCAGCAAAATGGTTGTTGCGACGCAGTCCATCAACAGCATCACACATTCAAACGCCGATCAAACACAATCCGTATCGGCAGCGGCGCAAGAACAGAGCGCAACCTTGCAGGAAGTGGCTGCGTCCTGCCATGCTCTGCGGCAAATGGCCGACGATCTGCAGCGGCGCGTCCAGCGTTTTACAATGTAG
- a CDS encoding LysR family transcriptional regulator: protein MENRDWLILQELYAKKNITKTAQTLFISQPALTARLRQIEKEFAVQIVHRTSKGVKFTPQGEYLAKTASKMLVDLRTVKETVTNMGSTVSGTLRIGASSYFTTFILPSLLRHFKDRYPAVEFKVTTGWSREVYQQVYNQDVHVGFARADYEWQNEKHLLFEENVCVASLTKIALEDLPNLPRIDFKTDYVVNAATDTWWRNNFSQPPLISMEVDRLVTCKEMVINGLGYAIMPDMILRSTPDIHKILLHMPDGQPLIRKTWMIHQKDVREMNVVKAFIEFVENMDFKNTIMNSI, encoded by the coding sequence ATGGAAAACCGCGATTGGCTCATTCTACAAGAGCTCTATGCGAAAAAGAACATTACCAAAACCGCGCAAACATTATTTATCTCGCAACCGGCTCTAACGGCAAGATTGCGTCAAATCGAAAAGGAATTCGCCGTGCAAATCGTTCATCGCACCAGTAAGGGCGTAAAATTTACGCCGCAAGGCGAATATTTGGCTAAAACAGCCAGTAAAATGCTCGTCGATCTGCGTACCGTAAAGGAAACGGTCACCAACATGGGCAGCACGGTATCCGGCACACTGCGAATCGGCGCATCCAGCTATTTTACCACTTTCATTCTCCCCAGCCTGCTGCGCCACTTTAAAGATCGCTATCCGGCCGTCGAATTCAAGGTCACAACCGGTTGGAGCCGCGAAGTGTATCAGCAGGTCTACAACCAGGACGTTCATGTCGGTTTTGCCCGCGCCGACTATGAATGGCAAAACGAAAAACACCTGTTGTTTGAAGAAAATGTCTGTGTTGCTTCGCTTACCAAAATTGCGTTGGAAGATTTGCCGAACCTGCCGCGCATTGATTTTAAGACCGACTATGTTGTCAATGCCGCAACGGATACCTGGTGGCGCAACAATTTCTCCCAGCCGCCGCTGATCAGCATGGAAGTCGATCGTCTGGTGACCTGCAAGGAAATGGTGATCAACGGTTTGGGCTACGCGATCATGCCGGACATGATTTTACGCAGCACGCCTGACATCCACAAGATTCTCCTGCACATGCCCGACGGCCAGCCTCTGATCCGCAAAACCTGGATGATTCATCAAAAAGACGTTCGAGAGATGAATGTCGTGAAAGCCTTTATCGAATTTGTCGAAAATATGGATTTTAAGAATACGATTATGAATTCCATTTGA